From Triticum aestivum cultivar Chinese Spring chromosome 4A, IWGSC CS RefSeq v2.1, whole genome shotgun sequence, a single genomic window includes:
- the LOC123083460 gene encoding late embryogenesis abundant protein 6: protein MQAAKEKVKDGVSAVKAKAKITQAKASEKAEAATARSHAERELAHERGKAKVAAAKMELHQDKALHREEAMEHRIHKHGGGHGRHHHKHGVGIVAAPPPATGAGAYHPPPAAGGHYY from the coding sequence ATGCAGGCGGCGAAGGAGAAGGTGAAGGACGGCGTGAGCGCGGTGAAGGCCAAGGCCAAGATCACGCAGGCCAAGGCgtcggagaaggcggaggcggccaCGGCGAGGTCGCACGCGGAGCGGGAGCTGGCGCACGAGCGCGGCAAGGCCAAGGTGGCCGCGGCCAAGATGGAGCTGCACCAGGACAAGGCGCTCCACCGGGAGGAGGCCATGGAGCACCGCATCCACAAGCACGGCGGCGGCCACGGCCGCCACCACCACAAGCACGGCGTCGGCATCGTGGCCGCGCCCCCGCCGGCGACCGGTGCCGGGGCTTACcaccctcctcccgccgccggtgGCCACTACTACTGA
- the LOC123083459 gene encoding late embryogenesis abundant protein 6-like — translation MQAAKEKVKDGVSAVKAKAAEKAEAATARSHAERKLAHERGKAKVAAAKMELHQDKVLHREEAIEHRIHKHGGHGHHHHKHGVGIVAAPAPVPGAGAYYSTAARHHY, via the coding sequence ATGCAGGCGGCGAAGGAGAAGGTGAAGGACGGCGTGAGCGCGGTGAAGGCCAAGGCggcggagaaggcggaggccgccacGGCGAGGTCGCACGCGGAACGGAAGCTGGCGCACGAGCGCGGCAAGGCCAAGGTCGCCGCCGCTAAGATGGAGCTGCACCAGGACAAGGTCCTGCACCGGGAGGAGGCCATCGAGCACCGAATCCACAAGCACGGCGGCCACGGCCACCATCACCACAAGCACGGCGTCGGCATCGTGGCCGCGCCGGCGCCGGTGCCCGGGGCAGGGGCGTACTACTCTACCGCTGCACGTCACCACTACTAA
- the LOC123083457 gene encoding zinc finger MYM-type protein 5-like: MSSRIRKCPSGYEKRQKKKKKEKLDESLKGGLDIFFVKEPKVSSENQSVDANTNDVHDDDSIHTKTQGEEVNVVSNLDEVHVENNNPDEANHVDEVPANVDVSLQPDIFDPRNWDGLDSKAIDNLVEKGPKRASIQKGHKDKLGRRFSAVLYSSVLPNGEKCDREWLVYSKELNRVFCFCCKKIGKGRARGHLANEGFSDWIHLSIRLREHETGVEHLQNMVTWHELRLRLQQSKTIDSAARQQLEKEMDHWRKVLLRILLIVKFLAKHNLAFCGTNSKLYQDSNGNFLGLVEMLAEFDPVIQEHVRRITNDETHTHYLGHVIQNELIHLIASAIKSEIIKKNKRSKIFLGDT, from the coding sequence ATGTCCTCTAGAATTAGAAAGTGCCCGTCAGGATATGAAAAAcgtcagaaaaagaaaaaaaaagagaaacttGATGAATCTCTGAAAGGTGGTCTTGATATATTTTTTGTTAAAGAACCAAAGGTTTCTTCTGAAAATCAAAGTGTAGATGCTAATACTAATGATGTGCACGACGATGACTCTATCCATACTAAAACTCAGGGCGAAGAGGTTAATGTTGTTAGTAACCTGGATGAGGTACATGTTGAGAATAATAACCCCGATGAAGCAAATCATGTTGATGAAGTACCTGCTAATGTTGATGTTTCTTTGCAACCTGATATATTTGATCCTCGAAATTGGGATGGCCTTGATTCTAAAGCAATTGATAATTTGGTAGAGAAGGGTCCTAAGAGGGCATCTATCCAAAAGGGCCATAAAGATAAACTTGGTAGGAGATTTTCTGCTGTGTTATATAGTAGCGTTTTGCCAAATGGAGAAAAGTGTGATAGAGAGTGGCTTGTATATTCTAAAGAGCTCAATAGAGTATTCTGCTTTTGTTGCAAAAAAATTGGGAAGGGGCGTGCTAGAGGTCATTTGGCAAACGAGGGATTTAGTGACTGGATACACCTTAGTATCAGACTTAGAGAGCATGAAACTGGAGTTGAACATCTTCAAAATATGGTCACTTGGCATGAGTTGCGCCTCAGGTTGCAACAGAGTAAAACTATTGATAGCGCTGCTCGACAACAGCTTGAGAAAGAAATGGACCATTGGCGTAAAGTATTGCTTAGAATTCTCTTGATTGTTAAATTTCTTGCGAAACATAATCTAGCCTTTTGTGGTACTAATTCCAAATTGTATCAAGATAGCAACGGAAATTTCTTAGGCTTGGTTGAAATGTTGGCTGAGTTTGACCCGGTTATTCAAGAACATGTTCGTCGCATAACAAATGATGAAACTCATACTCATTACCTTGGTCATGTCATCCAAAATGAGTTAATACATTTGATTGCTTCTGCAATTAAATCTGAGatcattaaaaaaaataaaagaagcaaAATATTTCTCGGTGATACTTGA